ATTATGCTACACAGATTTCATTGATCTCATGTTCAGCGAACAAAACTACAACTTGCAGATAATTGCTCCAGGCTACTTTGGGATCAATACTGTGCCAACATATCAGGCTGTATTGGAAAGTCTCTGTATGGGTGATTGCTTTGCTACATCAATCTGGCTATAACAGAGAGCCATTTCCTAGCCGCTGCCCTGCCCGGCTTCTCTTTGTGTGGAAAGAGTACCAGCCAATTGAGGCGGATATTTTCCTTTCATTGTCCAGTCCAGTCCTTGGGAAATATCAGGCGTATTTTCAACAAAAGGGCAACACCCGAGCTGTttgtggaagttttttttttttttttttgaaagcttGTACAACAGAAATGGAGACGTCAGCCTGAGTGGTTTTTTAGAGTCTGAGCTCTATGGATATCCTCTGGGGACCGGAAGGCAAGCTCCTCGCCCTGGATGCAACATCAGTGCTGACCGCCGCCTGCGATTGGTATATGATTTATAAGGGGATGGTGGTCAACAGGATTCTCTTGAGGAGGTGGAGATAAGCGTAGGAGGGAGGGCAGATGGTCGTAGAGCTGCGTTGTACTGGTTTCTCTGGGCAGACGTTGGGCCGAAATCTTTGTCATCTTCTCCTTCAGATTCCTTGTGGATGTTTTCTGATGGTTAAGAGGTTTAAACTTGTTGTTGAttcttcaaaaacacaaagaaactcGATCCAGATTTTAAAGGTAGGTGTCCGTCTACTTTTTTTAATAGTTAAAGATTTACAGATTTAGCAAATTTGTGGAAAAAGCAGCAATTTATATTAGAGTTCTGTGATTCAGGAAAACAAATACAGGCAGCCATGACTTTATAAGATATAAAATGTGCTTTTCTATAAGGCAGTGATGGAGAAAGgtcaacattttaacaattaatgagtattgattttaaaataattatgtcATGTTAGTATCTGTATGGTTAAAATGTGAAACAGTGGCTTCTTGATCACTGTTATCAGCATTTTTTATGACCTATAAGACAGTATTTCTCACTATATATCATGCTATACATCATGTtagttataaaaacaaaagtttttattttattatccaTCAGTCATACATTTCCTGAATTAGAAACAGACTTCAGAGAGGCATACCTTCCCTCAGAAGTTAATTTTTATTCCACTTTCCTCCACCAGAGTCATCCAGGAAGCCATGCCAGGCAATCCAGAGAACATTGCCCTGGAAGAGTGCACCCTCTCCCAGTCACGGGACCAGCTGACGCCCCCGAGCCGCACGGAGAGCACCGTGTTCAGCCTGTCACGCAGCGAGTCCCTCTGGACCAACGAGCCCCCTCGCAGCAAATGTGAGGTCTACTGGTTCCCCATTCACCTCATGTCAACCGGGGGAAGCTTCCTGGCGTGCGGCATCATCATCAGCGGCTTGTACTTCGCCGGCCACTGCAGGAAGGTCACCAACTTGCTGGGACCGGCCCTGCTGTCCATCGGGCTGATGGTTTTTGTGGTGGGCGTGGTCCTGATACCCATTACTAGGGAGAACAGGAAGCAGTCCACCATGAAGAAGCCCCTCAGTTACTACAGGCCTCCGATGTTCAATCTGTGATAACGGGAAGGTGTTGGCATGAAACTTCATGTTTGGAAGTGATTCACTTTAACTAAGAGCACGCTGGATTGAATGCAGTATTTTTCAGCATTGGAGTCACTTTGGGAGATATTTATTAAAAGACTGTGTGgtgacatttatgtttatttctctgatctGCCAGGATTGACAacattaaaggatatggctggtgaatttctatatttttctttttgtcaacacaTCCCAGGAGAAGACCAAAACCGTCAGTAAATTGATCTGctgacaagtattgtgtgtatctaaagcttgatatattatattatattgattattatattgtattcatCTGTGCAATAGAGCAGAGTTGTtgtccattaaaaacacattaatgagaaTAAGTGATCGATCGTGTTAGTTTGTTAAGAAAAGGCTCCGAAGACTAATAACAtcgatcacattttcagtctccagagagtagttctatAAAAGACGGAtactactgagcatgtgcgggaacactgttctgtttacaatgcttcgctagcttgttgttctacatatcacaacttctTGAATTTGTACTACTTTtgcaaagaacttcagtacaaagttgAGTCAAAGAACTACTCTCcacagactgaaaatgtgtttatagcaCATAACAAACTCTTCATGGCGAGGGAATacgtcacccagtgcaacagtttgGCACAATGACGTGTTTTTAAatcgtttttggacaacaatagaggtctacggcacagagggataagatatatcaggctttggatacacacacaatacttgtaagtagatcaattcatcgTTGGTTCGGCTCCGCACATGAGATTTGTcaacaatgagaaaaaaatataggAAAAATCTCCACCCCATATCCTTCAAGCCCTTATCTCAGTTTCAGTCTCAAGTGTGCATGACTACATTTGCATTAATAACCACGGTTGCCTAAAAGAAGGTGAGAGCACAAGGACAACAATGTGATGTGTAAAATGCAATTATTCACACGTTCATGCACAATTTAGCGAAAGAGGATATAGAGAGCAAACTGTccttatgaatatttatgagggAAAAGTGGACAAGGGGGATTTCCTAATGCTTTGTGGTACAGTATATGCCAATTCATGAATAATTAAAGGTTGTGGGAGCTTATAATTGTCAGTTCCCAGTTTACTGTGTCTAGTTGCATCCATTTGAACTCTTTATtgtggagggggaaaaaaactgggAAGGAGACTTTGAATCTGAATACTCTGCTACATCAAAAGACTAATGTGACctgaaagcacattttcatAGGATTTAAATATTATGTGACAGGAAATTTTACTTAACCTCTTCAGGCCAAGCATCACTACATATTTAATGGTCTGAGCCAGTGAAAATGCATTGATTTAAAATTTGACTTAGTAACTAAGTAGATTGTATTGAAAatagctataatcaatatttttatattgacgATGCATCACAAGATATGCGGTTCCATTTAAAAGCTTGAATGgggaagtgtgtccaaacttttgactggtactgtatgtgaaaaGTTCACTCTAGCAAGGAaccaacagagaattatcacctgactgtACTTCCCCTTCAGCTCTACAGAGGATTTTACCTCATTTAGCTCATCGTTTTGGTTTCACAAGCcgcagcaagcagctgtttgttGCAAACTTTTAATATATTATGACATAAGAGCGGCGTGGCAGAGagacaaaacaggaaagaaacTTTCTCaacatttaacagttaatttatataaatgcagACCTCACTTTCTTGAGCTTAGGTGTAAAATCATCATACTTAACTTATGTTGAAAATTCCATATGCAGATTTCTACAATGTGaagaaaacaggatttttttctaaatttaatCTCAATGGACAAAGTGATTTCAAAGATGTCTATTTGCAACAATAATGTGATAGTTTCCGGAGTTATTATGtcagtctttttctctttttttttcactttttattgatTCAGTTAATTCACATTAATTCCATTATACTTCACTTTTATGGGAGGCAGCAACAGAGATGATTGGTTATTATATTACAACCATGTAGACAACATGTGAGATGCCTCTAGATGAAATCACTCAACCTCTAAACCCGTGTTAGTATGACTGAGATGTTTGACCTTTTAGCTGACATGACCGACAGATGTGCTTTGAGGGTTTAAGTCTGCTTAAAAACATAACTGGCCTTAAAAGTTGTAAGTTCGAACAGCTTGAGCTGAGAGGATTATTCAATAAAGTCGtctttttaagtaaaaatacaaaatattctTTGATTCCAGCTCTAGTTTTATTTATCTTCCTTTCAAATGATGTTGACTATCGACTGGTGATCTgtcaaaaacaagacatctgaaatgtgttaGCTAGGAgaattttatacttttatggaccaaacttcattgatcaagaaaataatcgagagatgaagaaaaagtaaaCTTTAACTGCAGCCCTACAAAAACTctgaaatacaaatatacagacAAAACTGCTAACAGGACTCCCTTAAATAGCTTTAtcttaaaatttttaaaaagtgttaaaatacaacacactgcaGACCTACCAGTGTGTATAATTAACACATATAATTATaatgttgaatgcattttacACTGTCTCAGTCAACAAATAGTggacatgaaaaaatatgatgaagaaattttacaaaaaaaatgttgattttgcttcatttatatgacagaaaagtgagaataaaatgaaaaaagtgtttattatGAGTGGAAAATTCAAATCTGAAAGGGTTAAGCTCCAATAGTAGATggttcaaataaaacaatcaaataaaagcTGGTTTATAATACAGTTTTCTACAGATATTTAGTGATAAACCATGTCTCTTAGTAATTAAGTTGAAATACGTGTAGGAGACAGGGTTTGTGCTGATGCATAATTATATGTAGGCCTACGTGAACATCAATTTGACAGTCAAATAATATGTTAAAAGCTCCAGTCTGTCCTGCGTCATTTGCATCATGTGCACCAGAGAACATTTATTTGACTTGTTCAGTATCAACACAATAAGGAAACAGTGGCTGTAggactagtgtgtgtgtgtgtgtgtgtgtgtgtgtgtgtgtgtgtgtgtgtgtgtgtgtgtgtgtttaagccTGTGGAAACGACTTGTTTATCTTCAGTTTTAAGGTGGGGCGTTTCCCTACAGGTGCGCTGCCTCAGCTCAGGTATACAGGATGCAGCATCCTCCCGTTATACAAGCCTGAAGCAGCTGTTATGTTGCCACGATGGACGTGAGAAAGTGTATCGGAGGTTGccttcctttgtttttcatAGCCATCGTTTTCGATGTCATCGGTCTGATCCTCCTTTTCATCGGGATATTCGCCAACCTGCGCATCGACGGCCGCTTTTACGGCGACTTCTTGATCTACACGGGCTCTCTGGTCATTTTCATCAGCCTGGTCTTCTGGCTCATGTGGTACGTCGGGAACGTCCAGGTGTCGGAGGACGACGGcttgaagaagaagagcagtaTCGTGCTGCTGGCAAGGAAACTATCGGAAAGGTTAAGCCAGACGCTGAAAGGAGAAGGACGCCTGAAATGTGTCGTGGATGAGTCTGACTGCGGTCAGGTGGGGTCACCTCCACGCAAAGCCAGCAGGGTGACATGGGGCAAAGCTACAACCTACCATAATGAAGGGTACGACGACAGCCTGGACTGTGTAGctgtggagaagaagaaagaggagataGAAGGAAAACAAGACACCTGATGCCATGAATGAGCacctttaatataaaaataatcctCTGCTCTGGTAAATATCATTAACAATACTGACTCTTATGACTGTCTGCAGCTTTCTGAGCCAAAACAAATGGATGCAAACGCACTTTTTCTGTTCAGAATTCATATGCAGAGCAGTAGCTGGATCCCCAACTCCTCTACGAAGACCTGAGACCTGATACTGGTCTCCAGACTTTTGTAACTGTATGCATCTTCAGTTAACACTGTATTTTACAGGTCTGTCATTTCCTATTAATTCCTCTTGAAATTTCCTGGATAGAAACATATAGAAGGACTTAGAGAGTTGGTGAAATCTCGATGTTAGTGTAACCCAGAGAGTCTTTTATCCAGTTCAGAGCAGCTGAACATACAAAGATGTGAAACGGGTCGACAGGCGGGTTGTAAGTTTCCAACAGCAAaagaataatgaatgaatgtttacTTTGGTTTTATACGGAGCAGCTCTTTTCAGGAAATTCttatttactttaatttgaTTCTAATTTACTGTGTAAATGTTATTTCCCCAAATGAAGCTTTTAAAGCCTTCGTCACACTGCCAGACAAGGCTGGATTAACAACCTGATCACCTAAAAGCCAGTTTTAATCAGAGATCCCGCAATATTTCCATAAAGAAGACCTGTCATTATGCcggctttgctttttttcccactgaACCAAACGAAGCCGACACGACGCCGCCTCTGTCTGTGATTTTAGATAGCATGCATATGTTCAGTAATCAGAGGCGTGTAAGAGAACAGCGTCGGCGTTTGGTGTTGATTGTCCCGCCATGACAGCTTCTGTAATGTGACTGTCTGCTGCCCCgttctgtgtttgtatgttttatacagaacagcgaGGCAGAACAACAGCGCAACATTCccgccttgaacaggctgtataaAAGGGGCTAAAGTGGGCAACTGCTTGGGGCCTCAGACCCTCAGAGGCCCCAAAGTCTCCAGGTTCACTATTTGGCAATAACATTTTGGTAATTTAATTACTTCACAATCAGTATAGTCACGTTTTGTAAAGGCGCCCCGAGTTAAAATCTAGTATAaggtttttattatttcactaTTGTGCTTATATGATGCTAATAATTACTAATACATGTAGCTGTGGGTCTGTAGGGGCCCACAGCTTGGCTTTGCCACGTAGCAGGTTAATCCGGCCCTGCTGCCAGAATGTAATGCTTGAATCTGaatcttttatttctcttttgtttttggtccACAAGTAATCAAATTCTGACATATTGGGGCTATAAAATACTGGAATCTTCCTATAAAATGCCAACAATTGTgcacatacattttaaattgtaGACTGAACTCCTCAGAAATATGGAGGACACATTGAGGATCCTAAATGCTGTTCACAGGTCAGCAGTGTGTAAAGACCAGTAACTATGCCttaacaacaaaatgtttcagtgtgGATAGTCGTCCCGTCATTTCAACTTCTTGCTTTCAACAATGCTTTGTCAAATGtttcaaatatatattcaaaCATAATTGATAGAAATACAGCCTGAGTTGAAGCTGCTACAAACAGAGAAACGTCGAGTCATGTTTGCTCTTTGATTTACTGTCAAAGCAAAGTAAacactggtcagactggtttGACTGACTGATGCGGTGTTGGTTAAACAAACCTGAAAATCCTCCACAAAGGATCCCATGTAACTCAGGACTTTgcatgatatatatatatgtatactaaGATGTGAGAAGTATCTCTACTCGTTACATTTCATGAACCGCAGCCTCGGAGGCCGATATTTACAGATTGGAGTTACAGTAATGGCACACCTTATGCAAATATCAGCTGTGCCGGAGGTTCACTTTAACCGCAGTAGTTTCCCAGCAGAAAGAGAGCTGAGCTGGTCTGACTGACATCATAACGCACTTCAGTCACACTAAAGGCGACgttaaagtaaataaaacatcGTTCATCGCCGCCGTGTACATCTGTCATTACGACAGGCGGGACAGTAAGTCAAAGCCAGAACATCCAGAGACAAATAGTGGCAGCTTGACTGGTCAAACAAGCTGCTCGCAGAGAAGTTTCCATTGCGTGCGTTTCCTCTTTGTGGCAGTGACTTCACAGTTGGTGCTATTATTGTAGTGATGCATGAACCGTGAACTAAATAAATGTTTAGGGAACACTTGAATACAATGTGTCCAACCCTGCAGGGCTGCTCCCAAACTAAATATGAAGGGTAAATATATTTcctggggggtgggggggtaaaTCTCTGAACTCAGTGGGAGTTAAGTCAAGAGGGAGCTTTGAACAACCTGATAAAAGATGCAACACACTGATGCACTTTGGTTTCATTAGCTGAACAAAAAGATCAGGGCCGGGGGGGTGgagtggggggggtggggttaaTTATAGCAGGCTTATCGGCGTGTAAACACAAGCTCAATTGCAGCTGATTATGAAATGTAAGTGCATAAATATGTCACACGGATAAGACACAATGGGGTTTGACGTGTCGCATTAATGACATGAAAGGCGCAAAACAAGTCAGCCCTGCAAAGGAATGAAGGTGGACTGTGGGGCCGCTGTTAACGAGCAGCGCAACCAGTTGTTGTGGTTGGATACCAGTCCTCCCACTAAGTATTCGACTATGAAAGAAATGCAAGGTGTGCTGCTGCAAGTGAAGAAGAATGATCCAGCAAGACAGGAAAGCTCTCACTCCCGTCAAGACCTTAACACGACACGACAGCCACCCCGTCCGTCTCACGTCGGCCGGGGCTATGGCGCAAGCAGGGAGATGCACCGTCTTCCTGGCCCTGGCTGCGATCATGGACATCGCCGGCCT
The genomic region above belongs to Thunnus albacares chromosome 17, fThuAlb1.1, whole genome shotgun sequence and contains:
- the LOC122967504 gene encoding phosphoinositide-interacting protein-like; translated protein: MPGNPENIALEECTLSQSRDQLTPPSRTESTVFSLSRSESLWTNEPPRSKCEVYWFPIHLMSTGGSFLACGIIISGLYFAGHCRKVTNLLGPALLSIGLMVFVVGVVLIPITRENRKQSTMKKPLSYYRPPMFNL